In Populus alba chromosome 1, ASM523922v2, whole genome shotgun sequence, a single window of DNA contains:
- the LOC118036569 gene encoding purine permease 21: protein MLCLNCIVASKTSNKNTNLHRLEYIFIFYCISLLTTKKNENSSRFKSQQAFLLSLLNWEFSFVMGEAQEVQLQVMGKVGKEASPARQENETSQPTIPQKRNTKWWLLMAIYSLLLLAGQSVAVLLGRLYFEKGGNSSWMGALVQPAGFPILLPFYLSQPKSPSTSNLETNLPSNLVLASIYISCGLFQAIVCMLHSLGLKYLPVSTYSLVCASQLGFNALFSFFLNSLKLTPFIINSLVLLTISSILLVFQDDYAESKQVYRRKYALGFICTVGASAGYGLLLSLTQFAFKKVLKKETFKVVLDMTIYPSLASTIAILVGLFASGEWKGLGKEMEGFKLGEVSYCMTLIWTAISWQLFSIGCVGLIFEVSSVFSNVISTFGLPVVPVLAVFCFGDKMDVIKAIAMVLAIWGFLSYVYQHYLDDCKLKKQNSNAAATEMVITG from the exons ATGCTCTGCTTAAACTGCATAGTAGCATCAAAGACcagcaacaaaaatacaaatttacatAGGCtcgaatatatttttattttttattgtatatccTTGTTAACGacgaaaaaaaatgagaactcTTCTCGCTTTAAATCTCAACAAGCCTTTCTTCTTAGCTTGCTCAATTGGGAATTTAGTTTTGTCATGGGAGAAGCTCAGGAAGTGCAGCTCCAAGTCATGG GGAAAGTAGGCAAAGAGGCAAGCCCAGCTAGGCAAGAAAATGAGACCAGCCAGCCAACGATACCTCAAAAGAGAAACACCAAGTGGTGGCTCCTAATGGCCATCTATTCATTACTTCTTCTTGCTGGGCAGTCAGTGGCCGTTCTCTTGGGAAGACTGTATTTCGAAAAGGGTGGGAATAGTAGCTGGATGGGAGCACTTGTGCAGCCTGCTGGATTTCCCATTCTCCTTCCCTTTTACTTGTCACAACCAAAAAGTCCTTCCACAAGCAACTTAGAAACAAACTTGCCTTCTAATTTAGTCCTTGCTTCAATTTATATCTCTTGTGGCTTATTTCAAGCCATAGTTTGTATGTTGCATTCACTTGGTCTCAAATACCTTCCAGTGTCTACTTACTCTCTTGTCTGTGCATCCCAACTGGGCTTCAATGCTCTGTTCTCTTTCTTCCTCAACTCCCTCAAGCTCACTCCTTTCATAATCAATTCTTTAGTGCTTCTCACCATCTCCTCCATCCTCCTTGTATTCCAAGACGACTACGCAGAATCTAAACAAGTCTACAGAAGAAAGTACGCACTCGGATTTATATGCACTGTTGGTGCTTCTGCTGGATATGGATTGCTGCTTTCTTTAACCCAATTTGCCTTTAAGAAGGTCCTAAAGAAGGAAACCTTCAAGGTGGTTCTGGATATGACAATCTATCCATCACTAGCTTCTACCATTGCTATCCTAGTGGGACTTTTTGCTAGCGGGGAATGGAAGGGTTTAGGGAAAGAGATGGAGGGTTTTAAACTTGGAGAAGTCTCCTACTGCATGACTTTAATTTGGACAGCAATATCCTGGCAGCTTTTCTCTATTGGTTGTGTAGGGTTGATTTTCGAGGTGTCCTCAGTCTTCTCCAATGTCATCAGTACTTTTGGTTTGCCTGTGGTCCCTGTGCTGGCCGTTTTCTGTTTTGGTGACAAAATGGATGTTATCAAGGCTATTGCCATGGTGTTGGCTATATGGGGCTTTCTTTCATATGTCTATCAGCACTATCTTGATGACTGCAAGCTCAAGAAACAAAATAGCAACGCCGCTGCTACTGAAATGGTAATCACTGGATGA